From the genome of Rathayibacter sp. VKM Ac-2759, one region includes:
- a CDS encoding YihY/virulence factor BrkB family protein, protein MSQTSTEREQTAPDPDDARKPDGPTEVTARSWGYVLKKTLREFGADQCTDLAAALTYYAVLALFPGLLAIVSILGLFGQAESTTSTVLELAGGFVSPDVLDTIRGPLQELTASNAAGVAFVVGLLGALWSASGYVGAFGRAMNRVYGIDEGRPVWKLRPTMLGITLVTVALLVVAGLILVLSGPIAETIGDAIGLGQVALTVWSIAKWPVLIVIMVVIVAVLFHWSPNVKQPKFRWTSLGSVLALVVWALASAGFAFYVANFSNYNKTYGALGGVIVFLLWLWITNLALLFGAEFDAELERGRQLQAGIEAEEVLQLPPRDTRLSEKKAKKHAEDVADGRELRESAGKPST, encoded by the coding sequence GTGTCCCAGACCAGCACCGAGCGCGAGCAGACCGCCCCCGACCCGGACGACGCGCGCAAGCCCGACGGACCGACGGAGGTCACCGCGCGCTCCTGGGGCTACGTCCTCAAGAAGACGCTGCGCGAGTTCGGCGCCGACCAGTGCACCGACCTCGCCGCTGCCCTCACCTACTACGCGGTCCTCGCCCTGTTCCCGGGGCTCCTCGCGATCGTCTCGATCCTCGGGCTCTTCGGCCAGGCCGAGTCGACCACGAGCACGGTACTCGAGCTGGCGGGCGGCTTCGTCTCGCCCGATGTGCTCGACACGATCCGCGGCCCGCTGCAGGAGCTGACCGCCTCGAACGCCGCGGGCGTCGCCTTCGTCGTCGGTCTGCTCGGCGCGCTCTGGTCGGCCTCCGGGTACGTCGGCGCCTTCGGCCGCGCGATGAACCGCGTCTACGGGATCGACGAGGGCCGCCCGGTCTGGAAGCTGCGCCCGACGATGCTCGGCATCACCCTGGTGACCGTCGCGCTGCTCGTCGTCGCCGGCCTGATCCTCGTCCTCAGCGGACCGATCGCCGAGACGATCGGCGACGCCATCGGCCTCGGCCAGGTCGCCCTCACGGTCTGGAGCATCGCCAAGTGGCCGGTGCTGATCGTGATCATGGTGGTCATCGTCGCCGTGCTCTTCCACTGGTCGCCGAACGTGAAGCAGCCGAAGTTCCGCTGGACGAGCCTGGGGTCGGTCCTCGCCCTCGTCGTCTGGGCCCTCGCCTCGGCCGGCTTCGCCTTCTACGTCGCCAACTTCAGCAACTACAACAAGACCTACGGCGCGCTGGGCGGCGTGATCGTCTTCCTCCTCTGGCTCTGGATCACCAACCTCGCGCTCCTGTTCGGCGCCGAGTTCGACGCCGAGCTCGAGCGCGGGCGCCAGCTGCAGGCGGGCATCGAAGCGGAGGAGGTCCTCCAGCTCCCGCCGCGCGACACCCGCCTCAGCGAGAAGAAGGCGAAGAAGCACGCGGAGGACGTCGCCGACGGCCGCGAGCTGCGCGAGAGCGCCGGGAAGCCCTCGACGTGA
- a CDS encoding AAA family ATPase gives MTSGEAGYQGGNVADPVWQSWREELAKVGGPSPLLHFVDSPRTRIELSTTHPGGLPPFISGKTTLLSSLIRDELALRTAKNAAAAITDKGIELRSVRGIEGVHLAIGLAQWRAGETEFTAPVLLRPLAIRRYGRDFELKLKGQPYFNPQLARALKQQFGITIDPEQFVELAVQNGVFKPQPVIDQLRGSTSHLPWFAVHPRLVVSSFADVAGDMLRDARMLEHPVLDAVAGNPAAKRALQQSQKVASIIPQDERPPATDNLLLDADAEQEQVIANIAAGNSLVVKTLPGTGGTQTIVNAIGALAAQHKRVLVVSARRSSLDSIHQRLLSAGLGGIAVGPRTLRRDLIQSIGRNEKAARPSVSEIDDALLRLRKVLLDYRGALSRRDGSFGVSALQALEELARLSQLRTPPSTTARLDRRAVTALAHSRPEATRMLIESARLGEFRYGPGDSPWYGAHFESTADAEAAHELAKRLHLRDLPRLLDRAQDVIGQTRMRPFESVAELGIYLRLLQDVRDTLDKFQPAVFDRSIQDLIVATSPRRDAAEMSSTNRRRLKKLAREYMRPGAHVTDLNAALRRVQQQRTLWQRYAVAGTVPEVPVGVADVQVAFQHVSDQLGRLDEPLGRLGSTSQLASLPLAELLSMVSGLAEDSEVLANLQERTTLLSTLREWGLDPLLTDLSRRHVPAELVAIELDLAWWRSALEIMLTDERALLGGNTGVLDRLEADFKLVDEAHAASSAELLAWKLSETWKIGLVDWPQERDALRALLRTEAATTPQELQKAAPHLSRVLAPAWLASPYEVHRIGTETTFDAVFLVDAGATTLAENVGAIRRAKQIVAFGDPVTQTPTPFGLRVDEAVEFGNAASRTDVEALHAQSALARLGELLNTVTLTRSYRAGGEDLAELVNRRFYGGRIDSLPWAGSFLGHDSLRFHYIASGHGMPENDSGAVESVDAEVAKVVELVLEHAVIRPRESLMVITASPRHAVRVQQAVLTAFAKRADLNDFILGDRPEPFAVVTLEQSVAQSRDRVIFSIGYGRTPHGRLLSNFGALAEPGGERLLAVGMTRARRSMDIVSCFRPGDIDESRMRYGMVALAQVLQEAEDRVQPSDRDDYSEPMLVDLAARLERRGLRVNIGHKGKLALVAAHGTRAVVVETDRDVSTQSLRVSLRLRPELLRRLGWHYLRVHNFELFADPEAVAARVAGLIGAPTDEASTGPIAVPAGAGPNETQPIAPLPRD, from the coding sequence GTGACCAGCGGCGAGGCCGGCTATCAGGGAGGCAACGTCGCCGACCCCGTGTGGCAGTCGTGGCGCGAGGAGCTCGCCAAGGTCGGCGGTCCCTCGCCGCTCCTGCACTTCGTCGACTCGCCGCGCACGCGCATCGAGCTCTCGACCACGCACCCCGGCGGCCTGCCGCCCTTCATCTCGGGCAAGACGACGCTCCTGTCCTCGCTGATCCGCGACGAGCTGGCTCTGCGCACGGCGAAGAACGCGGCGGCGGCGATCACCGACAAGGGGATCGAGCTGCGCTCGGTGCGCGGCATCGAGGGCGTCCACCTCGCCATCGGCCTCGCGCAGTGGCGCGCTGGAGAGACGGAGTTCACCGCTCCCGTCCTCCTGCGTCCGCTCGCGATCCGCCGCTACGGCCGCGACTTCGAGCTGAAGCTCAAGGGCCAGCCCTACTTCAACCCGCAGCTCGCCCGCGCCCTGAAGCAGCAGTTCGGCATCACGATCGACCCCGAGCAGTTCGTCGAGCTCGCCGTGCAGAACGGCGTCTTCAAGCCGCAGCCGGTCATCGACCAGCTGCGCGGGTCGACGTCGCACCTGCCGTGGTTCGCCGTGCACCCCCGCCTCGTCGTGTCGAGCTTCGCCGACGTCGCGGGCGACATGCTCCGCGACGCCCGGATGCTCGAGCACCCCGTGCTCGACGCCGTCGCCGGCAACCCGGCCGCGAAGCGCGCCCTGCAGCAGTCGCAGAAGGTGGCGTCGATCATCCCGCAGGACGAGCGTCCTCCCGCGACCGACAACCTCCTGCTCGACGCCGACGCCGAGCAGGAGCAGGTCATCGCGAACATCGCGGCCGGCAACTCGCTCGTCGTGAAGACGCTCCCCGGCACCGGCGGGACGCAGACGATCGTCAACGCGATCGGCGCCCTCGCCGCTCAGCACAAGCGCGTCCTCGTCGTCAGCGCCCGTCGCTCGAGCCTCGACAGCATCCACCAGCGCCTGCTCTCGGCGGGCCTCGGCGGCATCGCGGTGGGCCCGCGGACGCTGCGCCGCGACCTGATCCAGTCGATCGGTCGCAACGAGAAGGCGGCACGCCCCTCCGTCAGCGAGATCGACGACGCCCTGCTGCGCCTGCGCAAGGTGCTGCTCGACTACCGAGGCGCGCTCTCGCGCCGCGACGGGAGCTTCGGAGTGTCGGCGCTGCAGGCCCTCGAGGAGCTGGCGCGGCTCTCGCAGCTGCGCACGCCTCCGTCGACGACCGCCCGCCTCGACCGCCGCGCCGTCACCGCCCTCGCGCACAGCCGCCCCGAGGCGACGCGCATGCTCATCGAGTCGGCCCGCCTCGGCGAGTTCCGCTACGGACCGGGCGACTCGCCCTGGTACGGCGCGCACTTCGAGTCGACCGCCGACGCCGAGGCCGCGCACGAGCTCGCGAAGCGCCTGCACCTGCGCGACCTGCCGCGCCTGCTCGACCGCGCGCAGGACGTCATCGGGCAGACCAGGATGCGCCCGTTCGAGTCGGTCGCCGAGCTCGGCATCTACCTGCGCCTGCTGCAGGACGTCCGCGACACCCTCGACAAGTTCCAGCCCGCCGTCTTCGACCGCTCGATCCAGGACCTGATCGTCGCGACGTCGCCGCGCCGCGACGCCGCCGAGATGTCCTCGACGAACCGCCGGCGCCTCAAGAAGCTCGCCCGCGAGTACATGCGCCCGGGTGCCCACGTCACCGACCTCAACGCGGCACTGCGCCGGGTGCAGCAGCAGCGGACGCTGTGGCAGCGCTACGCGGTCGCCGGCACCGTTCCCGAGGTGCCGGTCGGCGTGGCCGACGTCCAGGTCGCCTTCCAGCACGTCTCCGACCAGCTCGGGCGCCTCGACGAGCCGCTGGGGCGCCTGGGGAGCACCAGCCAGCTCGCGTCGCTGCCCCTCGCGGAGCTGCTCTCGATGGTCTCGGGTCTCGCCGAGGACAGCGAGGTGCTGGCGAACCTCCAGGAGCGCACGACGCTCCTCTCGACGCTGCGCGAGTGGGGCCTCGACCCGCTGCTGACCGACCTCTCGCGCCGCCACGTGCCGGCGGAGCTGGTCGCGATCGAGCTCGACCTCGCCTGGTGGCGCTCGGCCCTCGAGATCATGCTGACCGACGAGCGAGCGCTCCTCGGCGGCAACACCGGGGTGCTCGACCGCCTCGAGGCCGACTTCAAGCTCGTCGACGAGGCGCACGCCGCCTCGAGCGCCGAGCTGCTCGCCTGGAAGCTGTCCGAGACCTGGAAGATCGGACTCGTCGACTGGCCCCAGGAGCGCGACGCGCTGCGGGCGCTGCTGCGCACCGAGGCGGCGACCACGCCCCAGGAGCTGCAGAAGGCGGCGCCGCACCTCTCGCGGGTGCTCGCTCCGGCCTGGCTCGCCTCGCCGTACGAGGTGCACAGGATCGGCACCGAGACCACGTTCGACGCGGTGTTCCTCGTCGACGCCGGTGCCACGACCCTCGCCGAGAACGTCGGAGCGATCCGCCGCGCGAAGCAGATCGTCGCGTTCGGCGACCCCGTCACGCAGACCCCCACTCCGTTCGGCCTGCGGGTCGACGAGGCGGTCGAGTTCGGCAACGCCGCATCGCGCACCGATGTCGAGGCTCTGCACGCGCAGTCGGCGCTGGCCCGCCTCGGCGAGCTGCTCAACACCGTCACCCTGACCCGCAGCTACCGGGCCGGCGGCGAGGATCTGGCTGAGCTCGTGAACCGCCGCTTCTACGGCGGGCGCATCGACTCCCTGCCGTGGGCCGGCTCGTTCCTCGGCCACGACTCGCTCCGGTTCCACTACATCGCCAGCGGCCACGGCATGCCCGAGAACGACTCCGGAGCCGTCGAGTCCGTCGATGCCGAGGTCGCGAAGGTCGTCGAGCTGGTCCTCGAGCACGCGGTCATCCGCCCGCGCGAGTCGCTCATGGTCATCACCGCGAGCCCGCGCCACGCGGTGCGGGTGCAGCAGGCCGTGCTCACCGCGTTCGCCAAGCGCGCCGACCTCAACGACTTCATCCTCGGAGACCGGCCGGAGCCGTTCGCGGTGGTCACGCTCGAGCAGTCGGTCGCGCAGAGCCGCGACCGGGTCATCTTCTCGATCGGCTACGGGCGCACGCCGCACGGCCGCCTGCTGTCGAACTTCGGCGCCCTCGCGGAGCCCGGGGGAGAGCGCCTGCTCGCCGTCGGCATGACGCGGGCCCGGCGCTCGATGGACATCGTCTCGTGCTTCCGTCCGGGAGACATCGACGAGTCGCGCATGCGCTACGGCATGGTCGCGCTCGCGCAGGTGCTGCAGGAGGCGGAGGACCGCGTCCAGCCCAGCGACCGCGACGACTACTCCGAGCCGATGCTCGTCGACCTCGCCGCCCGCCTCGAGCGCCGCGGGCTCCGCGTCAACATCGGGCACAAGGGCAAGCTCGCGCTCGTCGCGGCCCACGGGACGCGCGCGGTCGTCGTCGAGACCGACCGCGACGTCAGCACGCAGAGCCTGCGGGTGTCGCTGCGGCTGCGTCCCGAGCTGCTGCGCCGCCTCGGCTGGCACTACCTGCGGGTGCACAACTTCGAGCTGTTCGCCGACCCCGAGGCCGTGGCCGCGCGCGTCGCGGGTCTGATCGGCGCACCGACCGACGAGGCGTCCACCGGTCCGATCGCGGTGCCCGCGGGTGCCGGCCCGAACGAGACGCAGCCGATCGCGCCGCTGCCGCGCGACTGA
- a CDS encoding YsnF/AvaK domain-containing protein — MSDPVSVIRSEERLEVTTVRTATERVRIRRVIVTEERTVTVPLRREELVIEREPLDGAVGDSPATDPITLILHAEEPVITTRVVPVERVSVIVDRITAMRTVTDSVRKERVDVQRSVSALLDENAE; from the coding sequence GTGAGCGACCCCGTCTCGGTGATCCGCTCGGAGGAGCGGCTCGAGGTCACGACGGTCCGCACCGCGACCGAGCGCGTGCGCATCCGCCGAGTGATCGTGACGGAGGAGCGCACGGTGACCGTCCCCCTCCGCCGCGAGGAGCTGGTCATCGAGCGCGAGCCCCTCGACGGAGCGGTCGGCGACTCCCCCGCCACCGACCCGATCACGCTGATCCTGCACGCGGAGGAGCCCGTCATCACCACACGCGTCGTCCCGGTCGAGCGCGTCAGCGTGATCGTCGACCGCATCACCGCGATGCGGACGGTGACCGACTCGGTGCGCAAGGAGCGCGTCGACGTGCAACGCTCGGTGTCCGCCCTGCTCGACGAGAACGCGGAGTAG
- a CDS encoding VOC family protein, producing MPDSDPDLVPELLVGDLDRSLAFWCGPCGFTVRYSRPEEGFAYLVSGGAHVMLDRIGLTRDWITAPLERPLGRGLNLQIRVADADAIADALAAAGIELFAPPETRWYRVGEEEAGVRQVLVTDPDGYLLRFQSPLSRRPVERAYSVDTLPESRGVMPAEDAVARSGLLVSTP from the coding sequence GTGCCCGACTCCGATCCCGACCTCGTCCCCGAGCTGCTGGTCGGCGACCTCGACCGCAGCCTCGCCTTCTGGTGCGGGCCGTGCGGCTTCACCGTCCGCTACTCCCGTCCCGAGGAGGGCTTCGCCTACCTCGTCTCGGGCGGTGCCCACGTGATGCTCGACCGGATCGGGCTCACCCGCGACTGGATCACCGCGCCGCTCGAGCGTCCTCTCGGCCGCGGCCTGAACCTGCAGATCCGCGTCGCCGACGCCGACGCGATCGCCGATGCGCTCGCCGCGGCCGGCATCGAGCTCTTCGCGCCGCCCGAGACCCGCTGGTACCGGGTGGGCGAGGAGGAGGCGGGCGTCCGCCAGGTCCTCGTCACCGATCCCGACGGCTACCTCCTCCGCTTCCAGTCGCCGCTGTCGCGGAGGCCGGTGGAGCGCGCCTACAGCGTCGACACCCTCCCGGAGTCGCGCGGCGTCATGCCAGCGGAGGACGCCGTCGCCCGGTCCGGGCTGCTTGTCTCGACTCCATGA
- the mscL gene encoding large conductance mechanosensitive channel protein MscL: MINGFKEFILRGNVIDLAVAVVIGAAFTTIVNAIVTGIFNPIIGVLFDASSLEALNWTIREGTGGEDPTVIAYGSVISALIQFVIVAFVLYFAFVLPINHLKNAAFKKKMDDAPAAEDKAPTELELLADIRDLLANGGTATTANSGKHVD; encoded by the coding sequence ATGATCAACGGCTTCAAAGAGTTCATCCTCCGCGGCAACGTCATCGACCTGGCTGTCGCCGTGGTCATCGGCGCCGCGTTCACCACCATCGTCAACGCGATCGTCACCGGGATCTTCAACCCGATCATCGGCGTGCTCTTCGACGCGTCCTCGCTCGAGGCGCTGAACTGGACCATCCGCGAGGGCACCGGAGGCGAGGACCCGACGGTGATCGCCTACGGCTCGGTGATCTCCGCGCTCATCCAGTTCGTGATCGTCGCCTTCGTCCTCTACTTCGCGTTCGTCCTCCCGATCAACCACCTGAAGAACGCGGCCTTCAAGAAGAAGATGGACGACGCCCCCGCCGCCGAGGACAAGGCGCCGACCGAGCTCGAGCTCCTCGCCGACATCCGCGACCTGCTCGCCAACGGCGGCACCGCCACCACCGCCAACTCGGGGAAGCACGTCGACTGA
- a CDS encoding DUF308 domain-containing protein codes for MSETTPAPTMSRTAVERGWIIGVSLIAIVLGVIGVLIPGPTLLTVAIVFGIHLIAAGVFRLLLAFTASRLEARVRWVAGLLGALILVAGILCLSNPFESLSVLGLVIGVGWILDGVSSITSGRTVAGPAWLPIAAGIASVIAGVLTIIMPVLALASFVTVVAILLIVVGVSGLLLLPGRTKKD; via the coding sequence ATGTCCGAGACCACCCCCGCGCCCACGATGTCCCGCACCGCCGTCGAGCGCGGCTGGATCATCGGCGTCTCCCTGATCGCCATCGTCCTCGGGGTGATCGGCGTCCTCATCCCGGGGCCGACGCTGCTCACCGTCGCCATCGTCTTCGGCATCCACCTGATCGCGGCGGGCGTGTTCCGCCTCCTGCTCGCGTTCACCGCGTCGCGGCTGGAGGCGCGCGTCCGCTGGGTCGCGGGGCTCCTCGGCGCGCTCATCCTGGTCGCCGGCATCCTGTGCCTCTCGAACCCGTTCGAGTCGCTCAGCGTGCTCGGCCTGGTGATCGGTGTGGGCTGGATCCTCGACGGCGTCTCGAGCATCACGAGCGGACGCACGGTCGCCGGCCCCGCATGGCTGCCGATCGCGGCGGGCATCGCCTCGGTGATCGCGGGCGTGCTCACGATCATCATGCCGGTGCTCGCGCTGGCCTCCTTCGTCACCGTCGTCGCGATCCTCCTCATCGTCGTCGGCGTCTCGGGCCTCCTGCTCCTGCCGGGCCGCACCAAGAAGGACTGA
- a CDS encoding FmdB family zinc ribbon protein: MPTYSYRCTQCGNAFDIQQKFTDDTLTECPSCQGALRKVFSAVGVTFNGSGFYRTDSRSSESKPSEKSSGEKSSSGEKSGGAAAPASTAAASSGSGSSSSSSSSSSSSSSSSGSSSSGSSSSGS, encoded by the coding sequence GTGCCCACCTACTCCTACCGCTGCACCCAGTGCGGCAACGCCTTCGACATCCAGCAGAAGTTCACCGACGACACGCTCACCGAGTGCCCGAGCTGCCAGGGGGCGCTCCGCAAGGTGTTCAGCGCCGTCGGCGTGACCTTCAACGGCTCGGGCTTCTACCGCACGGACTCGCGCTCGTCGGAGTCGAAGCCGAGCGAGAAGTCGTCGGGCGAGAAGTCGTCGTCGGGCGAGAAGTCCGGAGGCGCCGCCGCGCCGGCCTCGACCGCCGCGGCGTCCAGCGGGTCGGGTTCGTCGTCCTCTTCTTCGTCGTCGTCCTCGTCCTCGTCCTCGTCCTCGGGGTCCTCGAGCTCGGGATCCTCCTCCTCCGGGAGCTGA
- the galU gene encoding UTP--glucose-1-phosphate uridylyltransferase GalU, with amino-acid sequence MGTRIRKAVIPAAGLGTRFLPATKAIPKEMLPVVDKPAIQYVVEEAANAGLEDVLVIIGRNKNALANHFDSVPELEHNLAKKLDDAKLAHVQYASDLADVHFVRQGEPKGLGHAVSRAQRHVGDEPFAVLLGDDLIDARDPLLTRMIEVAEQRDTTVVALLEVDPDQIHLYGCAAVVATDEDDVVRITGLVEKPSKEDAPSNLAIIGRYVLKPDVFGVLEETQPGKGGEIQLTDALERMAQDPAEFGGVYGVVFRGRRYDTGDKLDYIKAIVQLASDREDLGVDLKPWLKEFAATL; translated from the coding sequence ATGGGCACTCGAATCCGCAAAGCCGTCATCCCCGCCGCCGGTCTCGGCACCCGGTTCCTGCCGGCGACCAAGGCCATCCCGAAGGAGATGCTGCCGGTCGTCGACAAGCCCGCGATCCAGTACGTGGTCGAGGAGGCGGCGAACGCCGGCCTCGAGGACGTCCTCGTGATCATCGGCCGCAACAAGAACGCACTCGCCAACCACTTCGACTCGGTCCCCGAGCTCGAGCACAACCTCGCCAAGAAGCTGGACGACGCCAAGCTCGCGCACGTGCAGTACGCCAGCGATCTGGCGGATGTGCACTTCGTCCGCCAGGGCGAGCCGAAGGGCCTCGGCCACGCGGTCTCGCGGGCGCAGCGCCACGTCGGCGACGAGCCGTTCGCCGTGCTCCTCGGTGACGACCTGATCGACGCCCGCGACCCCCTCCTGACCCGCATGATCGAGGTCGCCGAGCAGCGCGACACCACGGTCGTCGCCCTGCTCGAGGTCGACCCCGACCAGATCCACCTCTACGGCTGCGCCGCTGTCGTGGCGACCGACGAGGACGACGTGGTGCGCATCACCGGCCTCGTCGAGAAGCCTTCGAAGGAGGATGCTCCGTCGAATCTCGCCATCATCGGCCGCTACGTCCTCAAGCCCGACGTCTTCGGCGTCCTCGAGGAGACGCAGCCCGGCAAGGGCGGCGAGATCCAGCTGACCGACGCGCTCGAGCGCATGGCGCAGGACCCGGCCGAGTTCGGCGGCGTCTACGGCGTCGTGTTCCGCGGCCGTCGCTACGACACCGGCGACAAGCTCGACTACATCAAGGCGATCGTGCAGCTCGCCTCCGACCGCGAGGACCTCGGCGTCGACCTCAAGCCGTGGCTGAAGGAGTTCGCCGCCACCCTCTGA
- a CDS encoding 5-formyltetrahydrofolate cyclo-ligase, whose amino-acid sequence MPADITHEKRALRAELRERRRTQTATAREHAAARLTEHLIELATRTGATSIACYLSAPDEPSTRPFLGWAEGHGIRVLFPISRQDGLLDWAVGDGHTETQGLFGMPEPVGKLLGPIAINDVDLIIVPAATVDRQGMRMGWGRGYFDKTLGSMEKCPPVYAVVFDSEFVDHVPSEVHDQAVDGVVTPSGIVDLRR is encoded by the coding sequence ATGCCCGCCGACATCACGCACGAGAAGCGCGCGCTCCGTGCCGAGCTGCGCGAGCGCCGACGGACGCAGACCGCGACCGCCCGCGAGCACGCAGCGGCCCGCCTCACCGAGCATCTGATCGAGCTGGCCACCCGCACCGGCGCCACCTCGATCGCCTGCTACCTCTCGGCCCCCGACGAGCCGAGCACCCGGCCGTTCCTGGGCTGGGCGGAGGGCCACGGCATCCGAGTGCTGTTCCCCATCTCCCGCCAGGACGGACTCCTCGACTGGGCGGTCGGCGACGGCCACACCGAGACGCAGGGCCTCTTCGGCATGCCGGAGCCGGTCGGCAAGCTGCTCGGCCCGATCGCCATCAACGACGTCGACCTGATCATCGTCCCGGCCGCCACGGTCGACCGCCAGGGCATGCGGATGGGCTGGGGTCGCGGCTACTTCGACAAGACGCTCGGCTCGATGGAGAAGTGCCCGCCGGTCTACGCGGTCGTCTTCGACAGCGAGTTCGTCGACCACGTGCCGAGCGAAGTGCACGACCAGGCCGTCGACGGAGTCGTGACCCCCTCCGGCATCGTCGACCTGCGCCGCTAG
- a CDS encoding DedA family protein has product MTIATLALAPASLATASSSDSIDELSGLVGIAARVIAALGEVGVGLLTLIETVFPPIPSELVLPLAGFLAQQGRMNLVLVIVTATLGAYLGGLVLYWLGYRIGTERSIRLLSKLPLVDREDFEKAVGWFRRHGTWAVLFGRLIPGVRSLISLPAGSERMNLLLFSGLTILGSGVWNGLLIGLGAALGTQYELVDQYAGVLDAIIYGAIGVLFLLLVLRSVRRHRAAKAGRRH; this is encoded by the coding sequence ATGACGATCGCGACCCTCGCCCTCGCCCCGGCGTCCCTGGCCACCGCCTCCTCCTCCGACAGCATCGACGAGCTCTCCGGACTCGTCGGCATCGCCGCCCGGGTGATCGCCGCGCTCGGCGAGGTCGGCGTCGGTCTGCTGACCCTGATCGAGACGGTGTTCCCGCCCATCCCGAGCGAGCTGGTGCTGCCGCTCGCGGGGTTCCTCGCGCAGCAGGGGCGGATGAACCTCGTGCTCGTGATCGTGACCGCGACCCTCGGTGCCTACCTCGGCGGGCTGGTCCTGTACTGGCTCGGCTACCGCATCGGCACCGAGCGCTCGATCCGCCTGCTCTCCAAGCTCCCCCTCGTGGACCGCGAGGACTTCGAGAAGGCGGTCGGCTGGTTCCGGCGTCACGGCACCTGGGCGGTGCTGTTCGGCCGGCTGATCCCGGGCGTCCGGAGTCTGATCTCGCTCCCCGCGGGATCGGAGCGGATGAACCTCCTCCTCTTCTCGGGCCTCACGATCCTCGGCTCCGGCGTCTGGAACGGCCTGCTGATCGGGCTCGGCGCCGCACTCGGGACGCAGTACGAGCTCGTCGACCAGTACGCCGGGGTGCTCGACGCGATCATCTACGGAGCGATCGGCGTCCTGTTCCTGCTGCTGGTGCTCCGCAGCGTCCGTCGCCACCGGGCCGCGAAGGCCGGCCGCCGGCACTGA
- a CDS encoding GNAT family protein: MPLPIPTLSEGRVTIRPIRVRDARPLERELIANRAWLRQWEASDPRGGAAFDVRASIRALQQNARAGGGAPFLIDWDGELAGQLNVSNIGYGSLSSGSIGYWVSERFAGRGITPVAVALATDHAFFDLGLHRIEICIRPENRPSLRVVEKLGFRYEGLRRRFIHINGDWRDHFCFALVAEEVPRGVLRRYLDGQVPAEVGVPSDADLRASRRSGLSGPPDGAGLPSSGARLIRDPHGHTYP; encoded by the coding sequence ATGCCACTGCCGATACCGACGCTCTCCGAGGGTCGTGTCACCATCCGCCCCATCAGGGTCAGGGACGCCCGTCCGCTCGAGCGGGAGCTCATCGCGAATCGCGCGTGGCTCCGGCAGTGGGAGGCGTCCGACCCCCGCGGCGGAGCGGCCTTCGACGTGCGAGCGAGCATCCGGGCGCTGCAGCAGAACGCCCGGGCGGGCGGGGGAGCCCCCTTCCTCATCGACTGGGACGGCGAGCTCGCCGGCCAGCTCAACGTGTCGAACATCGGCTACGGGTCCCTCTCCTCCGGCTCCATCGGCTATTGGGTCTCGGAGCGGTTCGCCGGTCGCGGCATCACCCCCGTCGCGGTGGCACTGGCGACCGATCACGCGTTCTTCGACCTCGGTCTGCACCGCATCGAGATCTGCATCCGCCCCGAGAACCGGCCGAGCCTGCGCGTGGTCGAGAAGCTCGGCTTCCGCTACGAGGGTCTGCGCCGGCGGTTCATCCACATCAACGGCGACTGGCGCGATCACTTCTGCTTCGCCCTCGTGGCGGAGGAGGTGCCCCGCGGGGTCCTCCGCCGCTACCTCGACGGCCAGGTGCCGGCCGAGGTGGGCGTGCCGAGCGACGCCGACCTCCGCGCCTCGCGCCGCTCCGGGCTCTCCGGCCCGCCCGACGGCGCGGGCCTCCCCTCCTCGGGGGCCCGATTGATCCGCGATCCGCACGGACACACCTACCCGTAA